In Afipia sp. GAS231, a single window of DNA contains:
- the surE gene encoding 5'/3'-nucleotidase SurE, translating to MRILCTNDDGIHAPGLKVVEEIARALSDDVWIVAPELDQSGVSHSLSLNDPLRLREVGPRHFAVRGTPTDCVIMGSRHILGDKGPDLVLSGVNKGRNVAEDVVYSGTIAGALEGTILGIPSFALSQEFSIETRHAPLWDTALKFGPDILRKVIAAGVPKNTVINVNFPACTPDLVKGVRVTRQGKRNIGFLKVDKRHDGRGNPYFWLGFERAAAMEVPAEGTDLAALVARYVSVTPLRLDRTDEAFSDALTTTLK from the coding sequence ATGCGAATTCTCTGCACCAATGACGACGGCATCCATGCCCCCGGCCTGAAGGTCGTCGAAGAGATCGCGCGTGCGCTGTCCGACGACGTCTGGATCGTGGCGCCGGAGCTCGATCAATCCGGCGTCTCGCATTCGCTGTCGCTGAATGATCCGCTGCGCCTGCGCGAAGTCGGCCCGCGCCACTTCGCAGTAAGGGGCACGCCGACCGATTGCGTGATCATGGGATCGCGGCACATCCTCGGCGACAAGGGTCCCGATCTCGTGCTGTCGGGAGTCAACAAGGGCCGCAACGTCGCCGAGGACGTGGTCTATTCCGGCACCATCGCCGGCGCGCTGGAAGGCACCATTTTGGGCATTCCGTCGTTCGCGCTGAGCCAGGAATTTTCCATCGAAACCCGGCACGCGCCGCTGTGGGACACCGCGCTGAAATTCGGCCCCGACATCCTGCGCAAGGTGATCGCGGCCGGCGTGCCGAAGAACACCGTGATCAACGTCAATTTTCCGGCCTGCACGCCCGACCTGGTCAAGGGCGTCCGTGTCACGCGGCAGGGCAAGCGAAATATTGGCTTCCTCAAAGTCGACAAGCGCCATGACGGTCGCGGCAATCCGTATTTCTGGCTTGGTTTTGAGCGCGCGGCGGCGATGGAAGTGCCGGCCGAAGGCACCGACCTCGCGGCGCTGGTCGCACGTTATGTTTCGGTCACGCCGCTGCGGCTCGACCGCACCGACGAGGCATTTTCGGACGCGTTGACGACGACGCTGAAGTGA
- a CDS encoding response regulator, with protein MMTTRPAGCSVFLVEDEVMIRMMVADMLEELGYGVAAEAGEISEALRLVQSTDFDLAILDVNVNGKVITPVAELIKAKGRPFIFATGYGSSGLPVEYRDRPALQKPFQLETLAQMINSTLKSAAV; from the coding sequence ACGGCCGGCGGGCTGTTCTGTTTTTCTCGTCGAAGACGAGGTCATGATCCGGATGATGGTCGCCGACATGCTCGAAGAGCTCGGCTATGGCGTGGCGGCCGAAGCGGGTGAAATCAGCGAGGCGCTCAGGCTGGTGCAGTCGACCGATTTCGACCTCGCCATTCTCGACGTCAACGTCAACGGCAAAGTGATCACGCCGGTGGCCGAATTGATCAAGGCCAAAGGCCGTCCGTTCATTTTTGCGACCGGTTACGGCTCCTCGGGCCTGCCTGTCGAATATCGCGATCGGCCCGCGTTGCAGAAGCCGTTCCAACTGGAAACGCTGGCGCAGATGATCAACAGCACGCTGAAGAGCGCGGCGGTTTAG